One Chroicocephalus ridibundus chromosome 10, bChrRid1.1, whole genome shotgun sequence DNA window includes the following coding sequences:
- the SEC61A1 gene encoding protein transport protein Sec61 subunit alpha, whose protein sequence is MGIKFLEVIKPFCVILPEIQKPERKIQFKEKVLWTAITLFIFLVCCQIPLFGIMSSDSADPFYWMRVILASNRGTLMELGISPIVTSGLIMQLLAGAKIIEVGDTPKDRALFNGAQKLFGMIITIGQSIVYVMTGMYGDPSEMGAGICLLITIQLFVAGLIVLLLDELLQKGYGLGSGISLFIATNICETIVWKAFSPTTVNTGRGMEFEGAIIALFHLLATRTDKVRALREAFYRQNLPNLMNLIATIFVFAIVIYFQGFRVDLPIKSARYRGQYNTYPIKLFYTSNIPIILQSALVSNLYVISQMLSARFSGNLLVSLLGTWSDTSSGGPARAYPVGGLCYYLSPPESFSSVLEDPVHAVVYIVFMLGSCAFFSKTWIEVSGSSAKDVAKQLKEQQMVMRGHRETSMVHELNRYIPTAAAFGGLCIGALSVLADFLGAIGSGTGILLAVTIIYQYFEIFVKEQSEVGSMGALLF, encoded by the exons ATGGGCA TAAAATTTCTTGAAGTAATCAAGCCCTTCTGTGTTATCTTGCCTGAAATCCAAAAGCCAGAACGGAAA aTTCAATTTAAAGAAAAGGTACTATGGACAGCTATCACGCTTTTCATCTTCTTAGTATGCTGCCAG ATTCCCTTGTTTGGTATCATGTCATCAGACTCAGCAGATCCTTTCTACTGGATGAGAGTGATTTTGGCATCAAATAGAG GTACGTTGATGGAGCTGGGCATTTCACCTATTGTCACTTCTGGGCTCATCATGCAGCTCTTGGCAGGTGCCAAAATAATTGAAGTTGGTGACACCCCAAAGGACAGAGCTCTCTTCAACGGAGCACAGAAAT TGTTTGGAATGATCATTACCATCGGACAGTCTATTGTCTATGTAATGACTGGAATGTATGGAGACCCATCTGAGATGGGTGCTGGTATCTGCTTGCTTATCACAATTCAG cTTTTTGTTGCTGGATTGATAGTTCTACTGTTGGATGAGCTCCTACAGAAAGGATACGGTCTTGGTTCTGGCATCTCTCTCTTCATTGCTACCAACATCTGTGAGACTATTGTGTGGAAGGCATTCAGTCCCACCACGGTGAACACGGGGCGAG gcaTGGAATTTGAGGGAGCCATCATTGCTCTGTTCCATCTTCTGGCTACTCGTACAGACAAAGTCAGAGCTCTTCGTGAGGCCTTTTACCGTCAGAATCTCCCCAACCTTATGAATCTGATTGCCACCATCTTTGTCTTTGCTATTGTAATATATTTCCAG GGCTTCAGAGTGGACCTTCCTATCAAATCTGCTCGCTACCGTGGCCAGTACAACACCTACCCTATCAAGCTGTTCTATACCTCCAACATTCCCATTATTCTTCAGTCCGCCCTGGTGTCAAACTTGTACGTCATCTCCCAGATGCTTTCTGCTCGTTTCAGTGGCAACTTACTGGTTAGCCTGCTGGGCACTTGGTCT GACACGTCATCTGGAGGCCCTGCTCGTGCTTATCCAGTTGGTGGACTTTGTTATTATCTGTCACCTCCAGAGTCCTTTTCTTCAGTGTTAGAAGACCCTGTCCATGCAGTTGTTTATATTGTATTTATGTTGGGCTCCTGCGCTTTCTTCTCCAAGACATGGATTGAAGTCTCTGGCTCCTCTGCCAAAGAT GTTGCCAAACAATTGAAAGAACAGCAAATGGTAATGCGAGGCCACAGAGAAACTTCAATGGTACATGAACTAAACAG GTACATCCCTACAGCTGCTGCATTTGGTGGTCTCTGTATTGGCGCCCTCTCTGTGTTGGCAGACTTCCTTGGGGCAATAGGGTCTGGAACTGGAATTTTGCTCGCTGTCACTATCATTTATCAGTACTTTGAAATTTTTGTAAAGGAACAGAGTGAAGTTGGCAGTATGGGAGCTCTTCTTTTCTAA